The Couchioplanes caeruleus nucleotide sequence GGGTGCCGAGCAGCCGGGAGGCTGGATGCAGGGCAAAAAAGAACCACCGCTGTCGGCGATGGATCGTTGGCTCTACGGCAGCGGCTCGGTGTCCCGCTGATCGCTTCCGCCGGGCAGGACGGGCCTGTCGGTGAGGCCGGCGTGCACGTTCGGCGGCGGCGCGATGACACACCAGCCGAGCCCGTCGCAGGCCAACCAGCACGCCCCGGTCGCGGTGCTGACCTGCACGACGTCACCGACCGACAATGACCGCAGTCGCTGAAGCCGATAGCGACAGGCGATGAGGAACGCTGATGCGGTATCGGCTGTCGGGTGGCTGCCAACCAGCGTGTCCGGGTCGGCGTTGAAGAGGCAGAACGTCCACTCGGCCAGCTGCTCGGCCGTGGTGTCGTGAGGCATGGCCCGGGAGAAGGCGAAGGCCGGGAGAAGGTGGTGTTCGCGGCGGAAGGCGGTGAACAGGCCGTCGGTGTTGTGGTAAACGGTGACGTGAAACATCATCGGGCAACCTCCATCCGAGGTGGTGAGAGCGGAAGGCGGAACAAACGAGCGGGGTCGAGGAGGTGCTCGACCGGTGCTGGACTCGTGGCACGGCCTCACGGGCTCGCAGCTAGTTCGTCGTACGTACGTCACGGGCACGCCGGCGAGGCACCGGCCGCTCGGGGTAGGTCATGCCGGGCTCGAACACTGTGACCGTGCCGTGCTGCTTCGCGTGATAGAGGGCGATGTCGGCGTCGGTCAATGCGTTCGACCACGAGGTATCGGCCGTTGCGTAGGCGATTCCCGCACTGCCGCGCACATGGACCGGGCCGGTGCGGCTGTCGGTGACGATGGCCGCCACTGCTTGAGACGCGGCCTGCAGCGCTTGCGCTGCGGTGCAGTTGGCCAGGATCAGAGCGAATTCGTCGCCACCGAGCCGGCCCGCCCAGCCGCGGTGCCGTGACGCCAGATCGGCGAGGCGTACGCCGAGCGCGCTCAGGACCCGGTCACCGGTGGGATGACCATGTTCGTCGTTCACGGACTTGAAGGTGTCGAGATCCACGACGATCACAAAGCGTCCACGGTCGTTGCTTACGGTGTACGCCTGCTCGAGTCCGGCCCGGCTCAACACGCCCGTGAGCCGGTCGGTACGGACCTGCTGGGCCAGTGCGTCGTTCTCTCGGCGCAGGTGGCGGATAGTCGGCGTCGCGCAGAGCCGGCCAACGAAAGCGCCGACCAGCGCCGTGGCGGCAAGGCCCGTAACGAGGTTCTTACGCATCAGAACTGTCTCCTCACGTTAGGCCAATCCAGAGGTGCGGCGCGGCGGGCCGCGTACCTCGGACGGGTAGAGACGCAGGTGCCATGGGCGACTGCCCTACCACCCGTGTCACCGCATCACCGCGTCAAGGCGCCATGGGTGTGGACGCCGTTGACCGGAGCTGTCGGTGGCCGTCCGCGCCGAGGCGACGAGCGCGTGCTGGCCCGGCTGGCCGGGGGCGGCCGGGTGGCGGGTGGCAAGGCATCAGGGACGAGAAGATCTCTGGCCGAAGGCCAAGATGTTCTCGGACCGGCTTGCGCCCGCCCCTGGCCGTGCCACCGTGCCTAGCCAGCACCGTCGTACGTCTCCAGCGGGATCCGGCCGAGCCGGTGTGCGCTGCCGCTATGACGGCGCCCTGCGCCTACTGCCTGTTGCTTTGTGCCGCGCAGCCCGAGCTGCGGTCTCGACCGCCTGCCACGTGCTGAACCGGCGCCCGGCGATTCGCTTCAGAAACACCGGGATTCGATTGGCCGACATCCCCACCAGCGGCGGGCCCAGCACCGCCAGTAGGTCTGACTCACGTTGGGATGACCAGCCGGCTCGCTCGATCGCGTCCTCGTCGGGGAACACGTCGGCGACCCGGTCCACCCCCGGGTCCAGCGAGTGGTCCTGAACGCCGCCGTAGGAGTACACCCAGTGCAGGTTGTCGGGCGGATCCGGCTCCACCAACCGTCGGAGCCGGTCGACTTCCTTGGTGTAGCAGTAGAAATTGACCTCCGGGCGGGCTCGGCAGATGCCGGTCCAAGCACGTAGATAGTCGTCGGAGAAGAAGTCGCCCGAGTCATGGATGCGAACCCACCGGCCCGCGAAGCGAGACGCCTGGAGCTCAGCCATCATCGCCCGCTGCCAGCCCGGCAGATCTTCAAGCACGAACCGCAAGTTCGCCTCATGCCGGCTACGGACGACAGGCCACAGGTAAGCGCCGTGCAGGGCGTAGCAGACGTGTCGGCAGATACCCGCCGACGGGCAGGTGTTGTAGGTGCGCCCATCCGGCAGCCGCCCGGCCCACGCCGGAAGGCTCCACGTCCACACGCCGATGTGTTTGAGCCGGCGGTTGCTCTGCATCAGCAGCCGCGCTGGCCGAGGTGGCCGTCGGTCAGCCGGAGCTGGTGTGTCAATCGACCACAGGGCCAGCTGATCAGACGCTGTGATCACAGGTCTGGTCGTGGACGGTGCCGGGGACCGTTGTGCGCGTTCTTCAAGGACGCTGTCGCGCCGCCGCGCGGCGCTCATGGCTCTTGCCGCCAACGGCCGGTACGCACGTCGATGCGCACCACGCTGTCCGTGCTTCGATCACCCCACCATCCCCAGGCGACGTGGGTCAGACAGGAGTCGATAGCGCTACTGATCAACGCCAGAATCGGGTCACCGTGATCGATGACCGTGCCGTCGGCCAACGTCACCCGCCGCAAGATCCAACAGGGGTCCGGGTCGTCGTCGCGGGCCACGTCGTACGAGACGGCGCCGGCAACTATCGAGCGGATGATCTGCCCAGCTTCTGCGATCGCTTCGGACGCCCGAAACGATGACGCGATGATGTCGCGGACATCGCTGTCGCTGAGACCGAGATCGGCGTTCGCCTTGGCCGCTGTGCGGCGGGCGGTGGCGAGGTCGTTGCCCCAATACCTCGGTGACGCATGCGATCCGTTGCCGCGCATCGGGGTGTGGCCCGGCTCGTTCTCGGTGACGACCGAGGGAATGAATCCGTGCTCAGTGTGCATGGTGGCGTCGATGTAGAAGGCCTGTCGTTTACCGGTTGGCGGCGTCATGGCACCTCCAGGAAGGTGGGAGCCCGGAGACGCTGGGAGGCCGTCCGGGCGGGGACGGCACGACAAGACCCGGCGGGGCGCAGGCGGTGTCCAGCCCGTCCCGGCGCCCCGCTCTCGCAATGACGCGCTGCCGCTGGTCAACAACCGGCGGTGATAGCGACCGACGACGATGCGGGGCGTTCGCCGGGCCGTGGCTTGACGACGTCGAGTCCAGCCGGGACCGTGCCATGTCCCAGACCGGCGGCATCCACGACCCAGCCGCCTTTACGACTGGGGCGTGGGTCCGCGGGAAGCTGGTTCTGAGCGTTGATGTGGGTCCCGCTTGAGCAAGAGTTTCGGGCCCACGCCTCACTCGCCGATTTTTGTGAGCGTGTCTTTGGGACCCAACCGTCGGTGGGCGGTGGTGCTACTGGTGAGGCTGAAGGCCTTGGATCAGGTACAGCACGGCAAGGGCGGTCGCGAGAGTGCCGAGGAGTAGTCGCAATGCTCGTTCCGGGAGGTAGGGCTGGAGCCGGGCGCCGAGGTAGCCGCCGATGAGTCCGCCGGCTCCGCAGAGCAGCCCGAGGATCCAGTGCGGGGCGATGTCACCACTGGTGGTGAGGGCCAGGATGCCGTAGGTCCCGGCCCCGACCAGAGACGTCACGAACGTGGCGGCAAGGGCCGCGGGAGCGATCTGGGTCATCGGTACGCCACGTCCGGCGAGGATCGGACCGAGGATGGAGCCCCCGCCGATGCCATAGATGCCGCCGACGGCGCCGGTGACGAGGCTGAGGCCAATCGTGGTGCGCCGCGAAAGCGGTGGCCGGTCCGCCTTTGCTGGGCGCAGGGCTCGGACCACAAGCCAGAGGCCGAGCGGCAGCAGCACCGCGGCCGCCACGAGGCGGAACACCTGCGGCCCGGGGATGGCAAAGACCCGGATGATCGCGCCGAAGATGACACCCGGGACGGTGCCGGCGATCAGGAGCCGGGCGAGTGGGCCGGTGAGCTGGCCGTTACGGCGGTAGCGGGCCAGAGCGCCGGGGCCGGCGACGACGTTGAACATCAAGTTCGTCGGGGTGACGGCCGGGCTGGGAACATGCAGAATGCTGAGCTGGACCGGGAGCAGGAACACGGCGCCGGATACCCCGACGGGTGTGGTGACGAGGGAGATCAGCAGCCCAGCGAGGAAACCGGTGAGGCCGGTCTGCCAGGTCATCGGTCACGGGCCGGCGCCGCACTCATCATGATCGCCACGATAACGAGCGAATGTTGCGTGGCACGTGCTCGTACTCATCCGCCGATGCCTGCAGGGATGGGACCCGAACTCACGCCCATTGATCATGACGGAACAGTCCAGCATGGGCCCAGAGGAGACGCTCAGCCGGGTCCCATTCTCCACGACCCAAGCCAGGAAGCGATTAATCGGGTTGAACTGCCCATCCCTGCTGCAGCGCTGTTGCTAGAGGCTTCGACTCATGAAGTGGCGGGCGGCGCCGCCCGCGCGCCGATTGGCTCTGCTGACCGGCCGCTATCGTGCTCGGTTCCAGAGCGGCGATGCCGCCGACGCATCGAGGACGGCTCGCTCAAGCGCTACGGCGGCTGGCCGGTCCGCAGTTACCGCCCATCGGATGTGCAACTCGGCCCACCGTAGAGCGTCTTGGGCCCATAACGCCGCGCGCTTCGGCTGACCGGCGAGAAGCCCTTCAAGGTGCTGTTGTACGAACGCCGCATCTGCAAGTGCCCGGTCTAGCACGGCTTCACCGAGTCCGCTGACTGCTGCTTTGCCCCGGCGACACACCATCAGTCGTCCTCGAATGCCCTGCCCACGGCGCTCGCCTGCCATACCCACGTAGACGAGCGCGCCGCCTTGCCCCTGCCGAGCTAGGTAGACGCCAGGCAGGCGCGGCGCTGAGACAGCCGCCTCGTCGAACGGCAGCCAAGGTGACCAATCGGTGAGGGAAGTTAAGGCATCACTGGTGAGCACCGCATCAGCATGCCGTAAGCCACGACCTTGAAGTCTTACTCGAGCACTCCCTCTGCCGCCGCACGGGGCGGACGGTCGTCTAAGGGTGGAATAGACGATCTTGTGGTGCTCGCTGTCAGAATCAGGCCATGGGAAACGACGGCGCTACCGAGACGCTGCGCGCGATCGTGGAAAGGGCCGCCTGCGCTATCGCCGGCGGAAGTACGCACCCGAGGCTAGACAACGACCTCATGGCGGCTGGGCTGCCGCCATCGAGCGGCGGCGAGACGAAGGCCCAGCGCGGGGAGAGCAGCGCGGCCGCTGTCCCGGACGAACGGCTCAGGGAGGTTGCCGTCGGGCTGGTGGAGCGGAACATCGGCATCCAGATGGCCGACCAGATGGCCGTGCAGGACCTCGTGTGGGCCGACGGGTATCCACCGGTGATTCCGAAGCGCACGCGCCGGGACATCGCGCGCGCCCTGCCTGGCGAGATTCTCGGCGATCACGCTCAACGACTCCACTCGCTGCTGGCCACGCTTTTCGACCTCGGCAGCAGAGACCTGTTCTTCAGCCTTGAAGACACCAGCCTCGGCGGTCAGATTGACCGTCACTTCTTCCGCAACGACGACTGGACCGTGGAGCAGCTGTTCGACGAACTCGGCGCGATCGACCGTGCCTCCGACCGCCGGTTCGGCCTCTTCCTCGAGAGCATCGTATCCAGCAGCACCGTGCCGGACGAAGACAGTCAGCGCCGGCTGGTCGAGGCAATAAATCCGCCGCTCATTGGTATCGGACTCGAACTACGAGAGACGGAGAATATCGACGGATATCCCATATTCCTCCTCGTGGCTGTAGGCACGCGCAGCAGCCGACCAAAGCAACTAATTTTCGGATCCCCGGACAAGCCGGATCTCCGACTGATTGACGTCATCGACAGTGACGTCCAGATGGTCGACCCGACTGGCAAGATCCTCTTTTATGACCGGCCGATCGGCTCCGCGGGACTCCGCTGGTGCGACCTGCAGGCGTGGTGGAAAGAAACTCGCAGGTTGGAGGATGACGATCAAGCCAAGGTCGAGCTTTACCAGAGGCTTGGTCACTCACTTTTCCATCTGGTCGACGAAGCATGGGTTCCGATTTCACCACCCCAGCTTCGGCTGTTCAAGCTCTATCATGACATATACAGCACCGCCCTCCCAGGGCTTCCGGCGCTACTACCCGAGGTGTGGCGGCATTGGGACCCTGTGAACGCGAAGACGCGCGGGAAAGACGCGCTCGTGCAATTCCGTATGGACTTCCTGATGTTCGGCCCGTCTGGGGCACGGATTGTCTTGGAGGTCGACGGGCAACATCACTACGCGAGCGAACGCCGGGTGGGTGACGGTAAACGCATGCTTCCCGACGGGAAAGAGTACGCGCGGACAATGGCGGCCAGCCGTGACCTCACGCTCGCCGGCTACGAGGTTCACCGATTCGGCGCGCAGGAACTACAGGACGAGGACGAGGCGCGTCGGCTGACCACCGCATTCTTCGACAGTCTCTTCCGCAAGCACCACATCGTGGTGCCGAACAAATCGATCTGAAGCAACGATGAGCCGCCGACAGAGGAACACCGGCAGCCTCCAGTGCTAAGTAGACGTAATCCTTAAAGCGCCAAAGGTCATGTATGTAGGCCCAAGTGCACCCGTATGCCGCTTCCAGGGCTCAAATGTTCTCGCCCTAGAGTGCATTGCTGCTGATCCGAGCCTCCTGGCCCACCCTCGTCCCGCATGATCATGGTGGCCTTGCAGTGCTTACCCCAGCCGATCGCCAACGCTTGCATTGGCTGTCATCATGATGTGGTGGCAACTCAAGGAGACCCGCGTCATCGGATGCGACTCGGACCGACTGTGACTGCCGTCTTACTGGTCGTTCTAGGTGGAGCGCTCGGTGCGGTGACCAACATCGGAACCGGTCTACCGTTGCCCGAGTGGACGCAAAGCCCTGTGCTGATCGGGTTCGCCGCTGTGATAATCCTCGTTTCGATGGTGTGGCTGACCGTACGGCAGCAACGTCTATCTCACTCGTCCGAGAACTCACAGCCGAACGCGGTCGCTCAGTCGCGCCCTAAACCTCACCGGAAAGTCGCCGGACCCATTGTCCTGCTGCTAGTTGCGCTTCCCGCCAACGTCGTCGTTTGGTTGAACATGCTAGACCCGGTGCAATTCAGCCCCATCGCACTGCCTCGCAAAGCACTTATGACTGCAACGTCTTATCTGGGCCTTTCAAGCTCTGCGCCTGAGTGGCTGTATGTGCCTGCCCAGTGGCTCGCAAGTCGACCTTCCCTCGCTGGTTGGCTCGTAGCTCTCGCACTGTTTCTCTGGGCTGGTTGTCGGCCGCCATTAGATTCGTACAGGGGGTACCAGCCGAGTTCCTGGCTTGTGACTGCGGGATGGATTAGCGCCCTCGCTGCTGTAACCTGTGACGCCGGCCGGTGGCTTGTGGCAGCTTATGTCGGGATCATGGCGGCCTTGGCGTTGCTAAGAAGTCAATTGCTAAAGCAATCCGTCCGGGACTGCGCAGAAAACATGCAGGAATCCCTAATTCTAGCTATATTCCTACCGACATGGATGGCGCTTGCGGTGATATCGAGCATCGTACCTAGGTTTACGGGTCGATCGAGAAGAGCACAGCTGCCGAAACAACAGCTTTCCATGCAGGACGCCGGCCGCCAGATGCTGGAGCTCGGCTATCGGCGCGTGGAATATATCGCTGCGCGTGATCAGAGAAGGTAGAACCGCGGTCGGTCCCGCAAAATCATCTCACCACCGGCGTCCGCCTTTCCCCTGCCTGAACCACGAGCAGCGCTACAAGGCCTAGCTGCGATTCTCCGACGAGGTTGGGCGAGCAGAAAGCTCGCGCCAGCCGTGTTGATCGTTGAGCAGTTCATCGACGAGCTGGAACGCGTCGTCCTCGGTTGGCGGTTGCCATGTCCGTGAGGTGCCGGCGGCGCCGCCCTCCCGTGCTTCCACGACATACTGATCGCCTGCGGTGCGTAGGTAGACGTCGCGCCGTTGGGCGGGACCCCACCTGCCGTTCCACCAGTGCCGATGATCATCTCGAGCCACGTCATCGTCGTACGCATGTTCGAATAGCGGCGCTGCTCTACGGGTTAGCAGTGGTCAGCCGACATCCATGACAGGGCTGGTGGATCGTCCAGGCGGGGCTGCCTCGAACGCGTAGCGTGCAAGATCTCCGAGCGGGCTGCCCGGTTTCGACGGCAAGACTGGATGGCCTCGTGGTGTATCCGCCAGCCTGCGCTGTCTGTATCCGCCTGGGCCGGCTGGGCGTCTTCCCTTGTCTTGTCAAATTGGCGTTTTCCCAGGTGAAGCCCTCTTCTCGATCGCTAACGTCGGTGGTTGCGACGGGAGGATCGAGTGCTGCGGTGGCCGGTTGAACCGATGCGAGCGTCTGGCAGCGCGGAGCTTCCGCGGGCTTCAGCCGGCGGCGTAATCTATGAGCCTAAGTGGGATGGTTTCCGCAGTATTGCGTGGGCCAGTGATGAGGGCGTGCGGCTGCAGTCTCGACCAGGACGGGACCTCAGCGGCTACTTCCCTGAGCTGTCCGCGGCACTGGCGACATGCCTACCTCGACGGGTGGTACTGGACGGCGAGCTTGTCATCTGGGATGAGCGCGCCGGGCGGACCTCGTTCGATCTGCTGCAGCGGCGGTTCCGAGCGGGACGGCGTGTTGCCGTAGAAGCTGCGCGGCATCCGGCGCACTTCGTCGCGTTCGACATGCTGCGCGATGCGCGCGGCCACGAGTTGATCGATCAGCCGCTGTCGCAACGCCGCCGCCGCCTGGAGCGCCTGCTTGCCTCGGCAGGGCCAGAGGTGACCTTATGCCCGCAAACCGCAGACGAGGCCGTAGCGCAATCATGGCTGGCGGATTGGACAGCGTCAGGCGTCGAGGGCCTGGTCGTGAAGCGTTCCCAGAGCCAGTACGAGCCCGGCCGAGCCGGGTGGATCAAGGTAAAGACCCGGCATACAGAGGACTGCATCGTCGCAGGAGTGACCGGCACCTTGGAGCGGCCGGTCTCGCTGCTGCTCGCGCGGTTCGACGATCGAGGAGTCCTGCGGTTCGTAGGCCAGACGCATCGTGTGCGGGCGGAGCGGCGTCCCGAGCTGGCC carries:
- a CDS encoding GGDEF domain-containing protein, encoding MRKNLVTGLAATALVGAFVGRLCATPTIRHLRRENDALAQQVRTDRLTGVLSRAGLEQAYTVSNDRGRFVIVVDLDTFKSVNDEHGHPTGDRVLSALGVRLADLASRHRGWAGRLGGDEFALILANCTAAQALQAASQAVAAIVTDSRTGPVHVRGSAGIAYATADTSWSNALTDADIALYHAKQHGTVTVFEPGMTYPERPVPRRRARDVRTTN
- a CDS encoding GP88 family protein translates to MQSNRRLKHIGVWTWSLPAWAGRLPDGRTYNTCPSAGICRHVCYALHGAYLWPVVRSRHEANLRFVLEDLPGWQRAMMAELQASRFAGRWVRIHDSGDFFSDDYLRAWTGICRARPEVNFYCYTKEVDRLRRLVEPDPPDNLHWVYSYGGVQDHSLDPGVDRVADVFPDEDAIERAGWSSQRESDLLAVLGPPLVGMSANRIPVFLKRIAGRRFSTWQAVETAARAARHKATGSRRRAPS
- a CDS encoding sulfite exporter TauE/SafE family protein; its protein translation is MTWQTGLTGFLAGLLISLVTTPVGVSGAVFLLPVQLSILHVPSPAVTPTNLMFNVVAGPGALARYRRNGQLTGPLARLLIAGTVPGVIFGAIIRVFAIPGPQVFRLVAAAVLLPLGLWLVVRALRPAKADRPPLSRRTTIGLSLVTGAVGGIYGIGGGSILGPILAGRGVPMTQIAPAALAATFVTSLVGAGTYGILALTTSGDIAPHWILGLLCGAGGLIGGYLGARLQPYLPERALRLLLGTLATALAVLYLIQGLQPHQ
- a CDS encoding ATP-dependent DNA ligase, whose amino-acid sequence is MRASGSAELPRASAGGVIYEPKWDGFRSIAWASDEGVRLQSRPGRDLSGYFPELSAALATCLPRRVVLDGELVIWDERAGRTSFDLLQRRFRAGRRVAVEAARHPAHFVAFDMLRDARGHELIDQPLSQRRRRLERLLASAGPEVTLCPQTADEAVAQSWLADWTASGVEGLVVKRSQSQYEPGRAGWIKVKTRHTEDCIVAGVTGTLERPVSLLLARFDDRGVLRFVGQTHRVRAERRPELAGMHLTSFSGEGSGHPWPRPLPAGWAADLTDRAALPYVPVEPLVVVEVDADIARDGPFGRFRHRCRFVRVRPDLQPSDLDRIVSQRPLVRGGV